The DNA sequence GGTGCTATTACTTTGTATGTACTGTTACGACCTCAATTAAAGGCTCTGACTGTAAAGCGAAAATGGGGAAAGTCTCTTGCTGCAACATTTTTAACTCTCGAAGCTTTGCTTTGCTTTTTGATACCCATATCCGGAATAGCATTCTTAGTCGTCGATACGTTGTCGGGCGTATCTATAGATACGGTGATGATAAAACAAAGATTAGATACCTTTATACAGCAATTAGAACTTAAAACAGGTATTGAAATTTTTACTCCCGAAAATATTAAGTTTGTCTCCAAAATAGGCGGAAATTTAGTTCAGGCATTAGTCTCAAGTTTGTACTCACTAATTATTAATATTGTGATTATAGTTTTCGTGCTGTTTTATATGCTTTATCAAAGCGAAGCTTTTGAAAACTTAATCAGAGATATTTTACCTTTTTCTGAAAACAATAAATCTTTACTTGTTAAAGAAACACAATCGATTATTTTGGCAAATGCAATAGGAATCCCGCTATTGGCAGTCATTCAAGGCATTTTTGCATATTTGGGCTACAAAATTTTCGGAATCAATAGTGCCTTACTATACGCTATACTGACAGGTTTCGCTTCTTTAATACCTGTTGTAGGAACCATGGCAGTGTGGGTGCCGCTTGTAATCGTCGAAGTTGTTGCTGCCAACTATCTTGGAGCCA is a window from the Lentimicrobiaceae bacterium genome containing:
- a CDS encoding AI-2E family transporter, coding for MNNTDKKKYILLLITLVLAFVVIKELRPYFSGFLGAITLYVLLRPQLKALTVKRKWGKSLAATFLTLEALLCFLIPISGIAFLVVDTLSGVSIDTVMIKQRLDTFIQQLELKTGIEIFTPENIKFVSKIGGNLVQALVSSLYSLIINIVIIVFVLFYMLYQSEAFENLIRDILPFSENNKSLLVKETQSIILANAIGIPLLAVIQGIFAYLGYKIFGINSALLYAILTGFASLIPVVGTMAVWVPLVIVEVVAANYLGAIGLTIYGLVVIGGVDNVARFILQKQLADIHPLITVFGVLLGIPMFGFWGLIFGPLLISLLFLCINLYRYEYIPNSKCNPFLASTKKKETKHYIDFHKLFRKKSKR